AAATCGAAACACTTCATAAGGTGTCCCTACTTGTTGAATATCTCCATCTTTTAAAATGACAATTCTTGTAGCCATTGTCATAGCTTCAACCTGATCATGGGTAACATAGATTGTAGTCGTTTGTAATTTTCGATGTAATTGAATGATTTCTTCTCGCATTTGTGTTCGAAGTTTTGCATCTAAATTGGATAACGGTTCATCCATCAGAAAAATATCGGTTTGTTTTACTATAGCCCTAGCTAAGGCAACACGTTGCTTTTGTCCTCCAGATAATTCCTTTGGTTTCTTCTTTAAGAGATCTTCTAAACCAACAACTGTGGCAGTTTCTTTTACCAATTTTTCTATTTCTTGTTTTTTAAATTTTCTTACTTTTAAGCCAAACGAAATATTTTCTGCAACCGATAAGTGCGGAAATAAAGCATAGTTTTGAAAAACCATCGAGATATTTCGATCTTTTGATGCTACAGTATTCACTTTTTCTCCGTTCATCCATAACTCGCCAGATGTAATTTCCTCCAAGCCAGCAATCATTCGCAAAGTGGTAGATTTGCCACAACCCGAAGGCCCCACTAACACAATAAATTCTTTTTCGTCAATTGACAGATTAAAGTTTTCAATGGTTGTTTCATCTCTATTATCATACGTTTTACTAATATTCTTTAATTCAATTTTAGCCAATAGAATCACAAACCCCTTTCTTAAATTCGATTATAAGGATTGTTTGTAAGGTCTTTGTAAGTTTAAAGTTAAGTTTGTTAATTCAAAGTTAATGTTTTGCCAAATCCCAAGTTTGTTAATGTGAAATAAGTATAATGAAAAAAGGAGGCGAGACGATGAATAAAAGGCAAGAAGCAATTGTAGAGTATCTAAAAAAAAATAAAACAATCAAGAATAGTTATATTGCAAAGGCGTTTAATGTTTCAAGTGAAACAGC
The DNA window shown above is from Enterococcus sp. 12C11_DIV0727 and carries:
- a CDS encoding ABC transporter ATP-binding protein, producing MAKIELKNISKTYDNRDETTIENFNLSIDEKEFIVLVGPSGCGKSTTLRMIAGLEEITSGELWMNGEKVNTVASKDRNISMVFQNYALFPHLSVAENISFGLKVRKFKKQEIEKLVKETATVVGLEDLLKKKPKELSGGQKQRVALARAIVKQTDIFLMDEPLSNLDAKLRTQMREEIIQLHRKLQTTTIYVTHDQVEAMTMATRIVILKDGDIQQVGTPYEVFRFPQSKFVAGFIGTPAMNFLPVSYQNKMLYLKGVSLLAEELILPFEKTEWTLGIRPEDIHVNNEQGLPATIEYMELLGSELLLHLHHESYSFLAKVHHSHSYQEGQQVYLQFPEENFYLFDKESDKTWYSKGAFLHEEK